The Streptomyces sp. NL15-2K genome contains a region encoding:
- a CDS encoding fumarylacetoacetate hydrolase family protein codes for MKPPQWSLVQYRVDDSETVTVGVGVNGTVVQAPPEIAGLTLMEALGHWDSLAPSLRDWTPAVSEAVAGARLAPPLTYPGKVLCAGANYWDHVAEMGIERPDALGEPFFFLKPPTTTVTGPGDPVPLPGYAGARVDWEAELAVVIGRAGRDIACEQALDHMAGYLAANDISARDRLTSAMPVAEPFAYDWLGHKGQDGFCPLGPGLVPAWQIPDPQNLRIRLSVNGVVKQDSSTAQMMVPIHEVVAAASRLTRLEPGDVILTGTPAGCGVPRGEFLAAGDDVVVEIERIGRLQNKVVAS; via the coding sequence ATGAAACCGCCTCAATGGTCGCTGGTGCAGTATCGGGTCGACGACTCGGAGACGGTCACCGTCGGCGTGGGCGTCAACGGCACTGTGGTTCAAGCGCCGCCCGAGATCGCGGGTCTCACGCTGATGGAGGCGCTGGGCCACTGGGACTCACTCGCGCCATCGCTGCGCGACTGGACCCCGGCAGTGTCGGAAGCCGTCGCCGGTGCCCGGCTCGCTCCCCCGCTGACGTATCCGGGCAAGGTGCTCTGCGCGGGCGCCAACTACTGGGACCACGTCGCCGAAATGGGCATCGAGCGCCCCGACGCGCTGGGCGAGCCGTTCTTCTTCCTCAAGCCGCCGACGACGACCGTGACGGGACCGGGAGACCCGGTGCCGCTGCCCGGCTACGCCGGCGCCCGTGTCGACTGGGAGGCCGAGCTCGCCGTCGTCATCGGGCGGGCCGGGCGCGACATCGCATGCGAGCAGGCACTCGACCACATGGCCGGCTACCTGGCGGCAAACGACATCTCCGCCCGGGACCGCCTCACCTCGGCGATGCCGGTGGCAGAACCGTTCGCCTACGACTGGCTCGGCCACAAGGGACAGGACGGTTTCTGCCCGCTCGGCCCGGGACTCGTGCCCGCCTGGCAGATTCCCGACCCGCAGAACCTGCGGATCCGGCTCAGTGTCAACGGCGTGGTGAAGCAGGACTCCTCGACCGCGCAGATGATGGTGCCGATACACGAGGTGGTCGCGGCGGCCAGCCGTCTCACCAGGCTGGAACCCGGGGACGTCATCCTCACCGGAACACCGGCCGGCTGCGGAGTGCCGCGGGGGGAGTTCCTCGCGGCCGGGGACGACGTCGTCGTCGAGATCGAACGGATCGGCCGGCTGCAGAACAAGGTGGTGGCGTCATGA
- a CDS encoding VOC family protein: protein MLRVKGLLHYGLQVPSLDAGESFYSAFGLETAERGNAVVIRCDGREQDQTVLMEGPVKRLHHVAFAVEPGSLPAWQRHLEGLGVKLLDAPADVPGGLWLRDHEGNLINLRDEGVAPWRDFGTTDAQDANVGDRRRRVDHARWLDANEKPRPQRLGHMLIFSTDLDASEVFYSRTLGLRLSDRIRGIATFMNSGPGDHHVFGFVPGTHPGLHHSSWMVADIDQIAMGARNMAASGYSKGWGLGRHTLGSNLFHYVQDPWGSWIEYSGDMDCITENWKPNDWDCPPAVWSPDMPADFITNQEEKPF from the coding sequence ATGTTGCGTGTCAAAGGTCTTCTGCACTACGGACTCCAAGTGCCGTCGCTGGACGCGGGTGAAAGCTTCTACAGCGCGTTCGGACTGGAGACGGCGGAGCGTGGCAACGCGGTGGTGATCCGCTGCGACGGCCGGGAGCAGGACCAGACGGTGCTGATGGAGGGACCGGTCAAGCGGCTCCATCACGTGGCTTTCGCCGTGGAGCCGGGCTCGCTGCCCGCGTGGCAGCGCCACCTGGAAGGCCTCGGGGTGAAGCTGCTCGACGCGCCCGCCGACGTGCCCGGCGGGCTGTGGCTGCGCGATCACGAGGGCAACCTGATCAACCTCCGTGACGAGGGGGTCGCCCCTTGGCGCGACTTCGGCACCACGGACGCGCAGGACGCCAACGTCGGCGACCGCAGGCGCCGGGTCGACCACGCGCGCTGGCTGGACGCGAACGAGAAGCCCCGCCCCCAGCGCCTCGGGCACATGCTGATCTTCAGCACCGATCTGGACGCCTCCGAAGTCTTCTACTCCCGCACCCTCGGGTTGCGCCTGTCGGACCGCATCCGAGGGATCGCGACCTTCATGAACTCCGGGCCCGGCGACCACCACGTCTTCGGCTTCGTCCCGGGAACGCACCCCGGCCTGCACCATTCCAGCTGGATGGTCGCCGACATCGACCAGATCGCCATGGGCGCGCGGAACATGGCCGCCTCGGGCTACTCCAAGGGCTGGGGCCTGGGCCGGCACACCCTCGGTTCGAACCTCTTCCACTACGTCCAGGACCCTTGGGGCAGTTGGATCGAGTACTCCGGCGACATGGACTGCATCACCGAGAACTGGAAACCGAACGACTGGGACTGCCCGCCCGCCGTATGGAGCCCCGACATGCCGGCCGACTTCATCACCAACCAGGAAGAGAAGCCCTTCTGA
- a CDS encoding helix-turn-helix transcriptional regulator gives MDSSRSDSRSDFAALLRTWRDRLCPTDAGFTVTDGRRAPGLRREELAQLAGLSVDYVLRLEQSRAKNPSGQVVGALARALQLSRTERDQLYRSAGLLPPQDGTVSTHVPPGIQRLAARLGDVPIGVFTADWTLVWWNTTWSALHGDPALVPTTERNLARALFGNGAAHAAMLDVRSERGQDAFEASIVADLKDAVSRYPADAQLGRLVQELREVSDAFARLWATQTAAIQHTTDRKTIRHPEIGDILLDCDVLIVPGADLRMVTYTAAMGSSDAGNLDLLRVTSGRTATALP, from the coding sequence ATGGATTCCTCCCGCTCGGACTCCCGCTCCGATTTCGCCGCGCTCCTGCGCACCTGGCGCGACCGCCTCTGTCCGACCGACGCCGGCTTCACCGTCACGGACGGCCGTCGCGCACCGGGGCTGCGCCGCGAGGAACTGGCGCAGCTGGCCGGGCTTTCCGTCGACTACGTCCTGCGTCTGGAACAGTCACGCGCGAAGAACCCCTCCGGCCAGGTCGTCGGCGCCCTCGCCCGGGCCCTGCAGCTCTCCCGCACCGAGCGCGACCAGCTGTACCGGAGCGCCGGGCTTCTGCCGCCCCAGGACGGGACGGTCAGCACCCATGTGCCGCCGGGGATCCAGCGGCTCGCCGCGCGCTTGGGCGACGTCCCGATCGGCGTGTTCACGGCCGACTGGACCCTGGTGTGGTGGAACACCACGTGGAGCGCCCTGCACGGCGACCCCGCCCTTGTACCGACCACCGAACGCAACCTCGCCCGCGCCCTGTTCGGCAACGGCGCCGCGCACGCCGCGATGCTCGACGTCCGGTCCGAGCGGGGACAGGACGCGTTCGAGGCGTCGATCGTCGCCGACCTCAAAGACGCCGTGTCCCGCTACCCCGCGGACGCCCAGCTCGGTCGTCTCGTGCAGGAACTGCGAGAGGTCTCCGACGCGTTCGCTCGTCTCTGGGCCACGCAGACGGCCGCCATCCAGCACACGACCGACCGCAAGACGATCCGGCATCCGGAGATCGGCGACATCCTGCTCGACTGCGACGTCCTCATCGTCCCCGGCGCCGACCTGCGCATGGTCACCTACACGGCAGCGATGGGAAGCAGCGACGCGGGAAATCTCGACCTCCTCCGTGTCACATCGGGCCGTACCGCCACCGCACTCCCCTGA
- a CDS encoding IS110 family transposase translates to MVDTTAIDLFLGLDLGKEFHHAHGRTEDGRTVHDKRLPNTEPKLLELFTRLVAKFGTVLVIVDQVANIGALPLTVARAAGCRVAYLPGLSMRRAADLHPGEAKTDARDAFVIAETARTMPHTLRAVDRDDEVLAELTMLTGYDNDLAGEVNRATNRLRGLLSQIHPSLERVLGPRLAYPYIQALLQRHGSPARLRKLGRARCEALLKVHGSRKAHHLTAEIFDALAEQTLVVPGTEASALIVPGLAAQLAAAHTQRRQAEQEIAALLEALPLFHLLTSLPGLGVRTTAAVIVAIGDGTGFPTAGHLASYAGLAPATKSSGTSIRGEHAPHRGNRLLKRALFQAAFAAIGCKADPSSRIYYDRQRARGKTHTQAILRLARQRVNVIHAMIRTGALYEARTPNDVDLAA, encoded by the coding sequence ATGGTCGACACGACCGCGATAGATCTTTTCCTCGGCCTGGACCTGGGCAAGGAGTTCCACCACGCCCACGGCCGGACCGAAGACGGCAGAACCGTGCACGACAAGCGGCTGCCCAACACCGAGCCGAAACTGCTGGAGCTGTTCACCAGGCTGGTGGCGAAGTTCGGCACTGTCCTGGTGATCGTGGACCAGGTCGCCAACATCGGCGCGCTGCCGCTGACGGTGGCCCGCGCGGCCGGCTGCCGGGTGGCCTACCTGCCCGGGCTGTCGATGCGGCGGGCCGCCGACCTGCACCCGGGCGAGGCCAAGACCGACGCCCGCGACGCGTTCGTGATCGCCGAGACCGCCCGCACCATGCCGCACACCCTGCGCGCGGTGGACCGCGACGACGAGGTGCTGGCCGAGCTGACCATGCTCACCGGCTACGACAACGACCTGGCCGGCGAGGTCAACCGCGCCACCAACCGGCTGCGCGGCCTGCTCTCTCAGATCCACCCCTCTCTCGAGCGTGTGCTCGGCCCGCGCCTGGCCTACCCCTATATCCAGGCGCTCCTCCAACGGCACGGCTCCCCGGCGAGACTGAGGAAACTGGGCCGGGCCCGCTGCGAGGCCCTGCTCAAGGTGCACGGTTCGCGCAAGGCCCACCACCTGACCGCAGAGATCTTCGACGCGCTCGCCGAGCAGACCCTTGTCGTGCCGGGCACCGAGGCATCCGCGCTGATCGTGCCGGGACTCGCCGCCCAGCTCGCCGCCGCCCACACCCAGCGCCGCCAGGCCGAGCAGGAGATCGCCGCCCTGCTGGAGGCCCTCCCTCTTTTCCACCTCCTGACCTCCCTGCCCGGCCTGGGCGTCAGGACCACAGCGGCCGTGATCGTCGCGATCGGCGACGGCACCGGCTTCCCCACCGCCGGACACCTCGCCTCCTACGCCGGACTCGCCCCCGCCACGAAGTCCTCGGGCACCTCCATCCGCGGCGAGCACGCACCCCACCGCGGCAACCGGCTCCTCAAACGCGCCCTGTTCCAGGCCGCGTTCGCCGCGATCGGCTGCAAAGCCGACCCGTCCTCCCGGATCTACTACGACCGGCAACGCGCACGCGGCAAGACCCACACCCAGGCGATCCTCCGCCTGGCCCGCCAGCGCGTGAACGTCATCCACGCCATGATCCGCACCGGGGCCCTCTACGAAGCACGCACCCCGAACGACGTCGACCTCGCCGCCTGA
- a CDS encoding SDR family NAD(P)-dependent oxidoreductase, with product MQHTIVMTGASRGIGRVAAEHLLCRSPDVHLLVVARGSSGAQLAAELATGGHTVSHVSADLCSLPSVRSAATGIRDRLDKGELPPLRGFVGNAGTQYTNALTETPEGFESTFAVNVLANHLFVRLLQDRFAAPARIVITASDTHFGDFRHNMGMVPGPAWKSPDVLARTGAFPEPDTTTAGRTAYSTSKLAALYLVHEYARRLPAGIDAVAYNPGFVPGTGLARNAGPVSRFAMRRILPVMTLTPFATRRSAAGRYLADVVLGTTQAPTGSYVDRGRADRSSQESYDPQRERELWDAAEQLTAAYAAGADGLSDDF from the coding sequence ATGCAGCACACCATCGTGATGACGGGCGCGAGCCGCGGGATCGGCCGCGTCGCCGCGGAGCACCTCCTGTGCCGGTCGCCGGACGTGCACCTGCTCGTCGTCGCCCGAGGCTCCTCCGGCGCACAACTCGCCGCGGAACTCGCCACGGGCGGGCACACGGTCTCCCACGTCTCGGCGGACCTCTGCTCGCTTCCCAGCGTCCGCTCGGCCGCCACCGGGATCCGCGACCGGCTCGACAAGGGTGAACTCCCGCCGCTGCGCGGCTTCGTGGGCAACGCGGGCACGCAGTACACGAACGCGCTCACCGAGACACCCGAAGGTTTCGAGTCCACCTTCGCCGTCAACGTACTCGCCAACCACCTGTTCGTCCGCCTGCTCCAGGACCGCTTCGCCGCGCCCGCCCGAATCGTGATCACCGCGAGCGACACCCACTTCGGCGACTTCAGGCACAACATGGGCATGGTGCCCGGCCCGGCCTGGAAGTCCCCGGACGTCCTCGCCCGCACTGGCGCCTTCCCCGAACCGGACACCACGACCGCCGGGCGCACCGCGTACTCGACGAGCAAGCTGGCCGCCCTCTACCTCGTGCACGAGTACGCGCGCCGCCTGCCGGCCGGGATCGACGCCGTCGCCTACAACCCGGGCTTCGTCCCCGGCACCGGCCTCGCCCGCAACGCAGGGCCCGTCTCCCGGTTCGCGATGCGGCGCATCCTGCCGGTGATGACCCTCACGCCGTTCGCCACCCGCCGCAGCGCCGCCGGCCGCTACCTCGCCGACGTCGTCCTGGGCACGACCCAGGCACCGACCGGCTCCTACGTCGACCGCGGCCGTGCGGACCGCTCGTCGCAGGAGTCCTACGACCCGCAGCGCGAGCGTGAACTGTGGGATGCCGCCGAACAGCTCACCGCCGCGTACGCCGCCGGGGCGGATGGGCTCTCAGATGACTTCTGA
- a CDS encoding maleylpyruvate isomerase N-terminal domain-containing protein: protein MDLFSRSWTALRTAVDELSDQDWERPSGCTGWLVRDLVCHLIIDAQDVLITLVTPAETEPTADSVTYWDLVEPPTGEDPLDALIPRLAAAYGDPALLRFHFDDVGSAAGRAAELADPGVRVSTQDKVLTVGDYLSAYVVEWTLHHLDLIAHLPSAAEPPAETLAAARASLEKIAGAPIPASFSDKDALLVGTGRRAPTDAEKAALGAMAAKIPLVLG, encoded by the coding sequence GTGGATCTCTTCTCACGCTCTTGGACGGCATTGCGGACAGCGGTCGACGAACTCTCCGACCAGGACTGGGAACGGCCGTCCGGCTGTACCGGCTGGCTCGTGCGGGACCTGGTGTGCCACCTGATCATCGACGCCCAGGACGTCCTGATCACGCTGGTCACGCCCGCCGAAACCGAGCCGACCGCGGACTCGGTCACCTACTGGGACCTTGTCGAGCCCCCGACCGGCGAGGATCCGCTCGACGCACTGATCCCCCGGCTGGCCGCCGCGTACGGCGACCCGGCGCTGCTCAGGTTCCATTTCGACGACGTCGGTTCCGCCGCCGGGCGTGCCGCCGAACTCGCCGACCCTGGCGTCCGAGTCAGTACGCAGGACAAAGTGCTGACCGTCGGCGACTACCTGTCCGCGTACGTCGTGGAATGGACGTTGCACCACCTGGACCTGATCGCGCACCTCCCCTCGGCCGCCGAGCCGCCGGCCGAGACCCTCGCGGCGGCCCGCGCCTCGCTGGAAAAGATCGCCGGGGCACCGATTCCGGCGTCGTTCTCCGACAAGGACGCGCTGCTGGTCGGGACCGGACGTCGCGCGCCGACGGACGCCGAGAAAGCCGCGTTGGGTGCGATGGCCGCGAAGATCCCGCTGGTGCTGGGCTGA
- a CDS encoding nuclear transport factor 2 family protein: MTYENTDFATSPAPADVVRRQYLASAAGDLKALRATLAPDVEWTEMAGFPLAGTYRTPDGVTSHVMERLAQEWDDWTAHDDTYVVDGENVVVLARYTATNKATGKEIDVRVAHHFTVRGGLIVHFEQFVDTALVRDAMTAGT, translated from the coding sequence ATGACGTACGAGAACACCGACTTCGCCACCTCCCCCGCACCCGCCGACGTCGTACGCCGCCAGTACCTCGCCTCGGCCGCCGGCGACCTCAAGGCCCTGCGCGCCACCCTCGCCCCGGACGTGGAGTGGACCGAGATGGCCGGCTTCCCCCTCGCCGGCACCTACCGCACCCCCGACGGCGTCACCTCGCACGTCATGGAGCGGCTCGCCCAGGAGTGGGACGACTGGACCGCCCACGACGACACCTACGTCGTGGACGGCGAGAACGTCGTCGTCCTCGCCCGCTATACGGCGACCAACAAGGCCACGGGCAAGGAGATCGACGTGCGGGTCGCGCACCACTTCACTGTCCGCGGCGGACTCATCGTCCATTTCGAGCAGTTCGTGGACACCGCGCTCGTCCGTGACGCCATGACCGCCGGTACGTAG